A stretch of the Deltaproteobacteria bacterium genome encodes the following:
- a CDS encoding RNA methyltransferase, giving the protein MKTAKVGKRDTGSRRSRRHQGSGSAARDDAKADPFAPREFHVDGESAIGEYARFAPGSIKEILYVERAKLQAEQLKQKYALPVPLRQRIIERDMPQAAPLSALVQFQAKTFNGLVERLKPRKKDVIIALDHVTDPRNLGAIIRSAAFFGVKEVLVPERRQVLLTQASVNTAQGGFALTDLVITVNLNRALSALKDEGYWIIGAAMGGEEFRTLASTYEKVVLVLGAEDTGLSKQVTDSCDRLAAIPSLGSGLESLNVSVAAGIFLCEFTRVGAATP; this is encoded by the coding sequence ATGAAGACTGCAAAAGTGGGTAAACGTGACACCGGTTCACGGCGTAGCCGTCGCCACCAGGGAAGCGGCTCTGCAGCGCGAGATGATGCTAAGGCCGATCCCTTTGCGCCGCGGGAATTTCACGTCGATGGAGAATCAGCGATTGGTGAATACGCCCGTTTTGCACCAGGTAGTATTAAAGAGATTCTATATGTCGAGCGTGCTAAACTGCAGGCCGAACAATTGAAACAAAAGTACGCGCTACCCGTACCGCTGAGGCAGCGCATCATCGAGAGGGATATGCCACAGGCTGCTCCCTTATCCGCACTTGTTCAATTTCAGGCTAAAACTTTTAACGGTTTAGTCGAGCGTTTAAAACCGCGGAAAAAAGATGTGATTATCGCGCTCGATCATGTGACCGATCCTCGTAATTTGGGCGCGATCATTAGAAGCGCGGCCTTTTTCGGGGTCAAAGAGGTTCTAGTTCCAGAGCGCCGTCAGGTTCTGCTTACGCAAGCATCAGTTAACACCGCCCAAGGGGGGTTTGCGTTAACCGACCTGGTCATTACTGTGAATCTAAACCGGGCATTGAGCGCGCTCAAAGACGAGGGCTATTGGATCATCGGAGCCGCTATGGGGGGCGAGGAGTTCCGCACGCTAGCCTCCACTTATGAAAAAGTTGTGCTGGTACTTGGGGCCGAAGATACCGGACTTTCCAAACAAGTTACGGACTCTTGTGACCGATTGGCCGCTATTCCGAGCCTGGGCTCAGGGCTCGAATCCTTGAATGTCTCTGTTGCGGCCGGTATTTTTTTGTGTGAATTTACAAGGGTCGGAGCGGCAACGCCTTGA
- a CDS encoding 50S ribosomal protein L1: protein MAKRGKKYRAAQSAVDPVKQYSLSEAVGLVKKTTFCKFDATLDLVVNLGVDPRQADQNVRGAVPLPHGLGKSVRIIVFAKGEKATQAKVEGVVEVGGDDLAAKIQGGWMDFDQVIATPDMMGVVGKLGKVLGPRGLMPNPKLGTVTFDVLKAVNELKAGRTEYRVDKAGIVHCPVGKVSFDEDKLVENAKAVLDALVKAKPATAKGTYVQRIGLSSTMSPGVKVDPAPFRL, encoded by the coding sequence ATGGCTAAACGTGGTAAAAAATACCGCGCGGCGCAGAGCGCTGTGGATCCTGTAAAGCAATATTCCCTGTCTGAGGCCGTCGGTCTCGTCAAGAAAACCACCTTCTGCAAATTCGATGCTACCCTTGATCTCGTCGTCAACTTGGGTGTAGATCCGCGGCAGGCTGATCAAAACGTACGTGGCGCAGTGCCGCTCCCTCATGGGCTAGGCAAGAGTGTGCGCATTATCGTGTTTGCTAAGGGTGAGAAAGCAACTCAAGCAAAGGTCGAGGGTGTCGTAGAGGTTGGTGGCGATGATCTAGCAGCCAAGATTCAAGGTGGCTGGATGGATTTCGATCAAGTTATCGCTACCCCGGACATGATGGGTGTGGTTGGTAAACTAGGTAAAGTGCTAGGTCCCCGTGGCCTGATGCCTAACCCAAAACTTGGTACCGTTACCTTCGATGTTTTGAAGGCAGTCAACGAGCTAAAAGCTGGCCGTACGGAATACCGTGTCGACAAAGCCGGTATTGTTCATTGTCCAGTCGGCAAAGTCAGCTTCGATGAAGATAAACTGGTGGAAAATGCCAAGGCTGTGTTGGACGCGCTTGTGAAAGCTAAGCCAGCAACAGCGAAGGGTACATACGTACAGCGTATCGGTTTGTCGTCAACGATGAGTCCTGGTGTCAAAGTTGACCCGGCTCCGTTCCGTCTCTAA
- the secE gene encoding preprotein translocase subunit SecE: MLWVRIPPRLPPSSRLRTNPVAKDDAFWLNAAYIVFLLLTAYVTFKAAETIGIQTGWLERFEWFHYAAYLVSGAAGVGAAWALRADPARNEYFLAAIGELRKVAWPSWPDTKRMTLVVCIVVGIFAVIVGVFDFFWSWTLKHLIA; the protein is encoded by the coding sequence ATGTTGTGGGTTCGAATCCCTCCTCGCCTGCCACCTTCATCCAGACTGAGGACTAATCCCGTGGCGAAAGACGATGCTTTTTGGTTGAATGCGGCCTATATCGTGTTTTTGCTTCTCACTGCCTACGTCACGTTCAAGGCGGCGGAGACGATTGGTATTCAGACAGGATGGCTTGAGCGGTTTGAGTGGTTTCACTACGCAGCCTACCTTGTGAGTGGTGCTGCAGGTGTGGGTGCGGCATGGGCTTTGAGGGCCGACCCTGCACGCAATGAGTATTTCCTTGCAGCGATCGGGGAATTACGTAAAGTTGCATGGCCAAGCTGGCCAGATACAAAACGCATGACTCTAGTGGTCTGTATAGTAGTCGGTATTTTTGCGGTCATAGTCGGTGTTTTCGATTTCTTTTGGTCGTGGACATTGAAGCATTTAATTGCATAA
- the nusG gene encoding transcription termination/antitermination protein NusG has translation MTGQDGTVAVPVAAKNPKFKWYVVHTYSMFEEKAKSTLLERIKLNKMEEKFGEIVVPKTAQETVLKSGKKKKVERNAFPGYIIVEMEMTEETNHLVRDTPKITGFVGNVRNPRPITDQEVLRLTSPETIKEQTKQQASTQTFEKGESVKVIDGAFTNFDGIVEAVQADKMKLRILVSIFGRETPVELDYGQVQKLS, from the coding sequence ATGACGGGGCAAGACGGCACAGTTGCAGTGCCAGTCGCAGCTAAGAATCCAAAATTCAAGTGGTATGTGGTACATACCTACTCGATGTTTGAAGAAAAAGCCAAGTCCACCTTGCTTGAGCGCATCAAACTCAACAAGATGGAAGAAAAATTTGGCGAGATCGTAGTGCCTAAGACTGCTCAGGAAACTGTCCTGAAGAGCGGCAAGAAAAAGAAAGTCGAGCGCAACGCGTTTCCGGGGTACATCATCGTTGAGATGGAGATGACCGAGGAAACTAACCATTTAGTGCGCGATACTCCGAAGATCACGGGATTTGTGGGAAATGTTCGGAATCCTAGACCCATTACGGATCAGGAAGTTCTGCGTCTCACCTCACCTGAAACCATCAAAGAGCAGACGAAGCAACAGGCTTCGACGCAAACCTTTGAGAAGGGTGAGTCCGTTAAGGTTATTGATGGCGCCTTTACCAACTTCGACGGCATCGTCGAAGCCGTGCAGGCGGATAAGATGAAGTTACGAATTTTAGTAAGTATTTTCGGAAGAGAAACCCCAGTAGAGCTGGACTACGGTCAGGTACAAAAATTGAGCTAA
- the rpoB gene encoding DNA-directed RNA polymerase subunit beta, whose translation MTSLAASFTRPRKNFAKIPPAVEIPYLIEVQRNSYEQFLQMAVDPDKRKNVGLEGVFRSVFPIQDFQETASVEFVSYAFEEPKYTVDECRQRGMSFAAPLKVVIRLVVWDVDKDSGVKTIRDVKEQEVYFGEIPLMTDSGTFIINGTERVVVSQLHRSAGVFFDHDKGRNSATGKLLYTARIIPYRGSWMDFEFDSKDILHVRIDRRRKLHATTLLKALGFTEAQLLDYFYEKERIRVREGKFEKKLNFELLRGQRASADIKDPDSDKIYVKKNRRITQGMIRQMQQAGLEYQVLTVDDMVGKVLAADVKDRDGNVIIPLNADLDKELIKEIISRGVDEIDILFMDQVNADASFRNTLVSDRGVQTQDAAILEIYKRLRPGDPPTIEPARALFDNLFFNSDRYDLSTVGRLKLNERLGLDLPLEQRTLTKDDILKTVGYLLRLKNGNGEIDDIDHLGNRRVRAVGELLENQYRIGLLRIERAIRERLQLQDVDTLLPHDFINNKPASAVVKEFFGSSQLSQFMDQTNPLSEVTHKRRLSALGPGGLSRERAGFEVRDVHPTHYGRICPVETPEGPNIGLISSLASYARVNDYGFIETPYKNLRAEDGAPTVRYYSASEEHRDHVIAQAALPDAHKPDELVGVRRQGESEIARAEEADLMDVSTNQLVSVAASLIPFLQNDDANRALMGSNMQRQAVPLLKTRAPLIGTGLELTVARDSGAAVVAKRDGTVVSVDADRIVIKTNEDDPEALTEVGADVDIYNLQKYKRSNLDTCINQRPIVQKGEVVRRGDIIADGFGIETGELALGQNVVVAFMPWSGYNFEDSILISEKVVKEDQFTSIHIQEFECISRDTKLGQEEITSDIPNVGEDALRNLDEAGIIRIGAEVQPNDILVGKITPKGETQLTPEEKLLRAIFGEKAGDVRDTSLRVPPGVVGTVIGAKVFARAGADKDVRSTQIEEAEIQKLRKDETDRINIIKDSAIRKMARISGGDALAADVKAKDGADVVVKKGTVVDLNFLEGLDYVLWEQLSLKSAEKNGLLRKALDNLRDKINLIRFMTEEQIKKIKKGDELPPGVIKMVKVYIAIKRKLQVGDKMAGRHGNKGVVSRILPEEDMPFLENGRPVDVVLNPLGVPSRMNIGQILETHLGWAAKGIGERLNEMLEATFDRKAVEEYILKIWDDAEVKAFVKSATDDQLKTFIRKYREGVHFANPVFDGANEAEIKSHLRLAGLSEDGQVDLYDGRTGSKFDNRVTVGVMYVLKLHHLVDEKIHARSIGPYSLVTQQPLGGKAQFGGQRLGEMEVWAMEAYGAAHTLQEFLTVKSDDLLGRTRMYESIVKGQNAMTPGLPESFNVLVKELQSLGLDVNLIRDDGQETGIDGLQQQ comes from the coding sequence ATGACCTCCCTGGCAGCATCCTTTACGCGGCCAAGGAAGAATTTTGCCAAAATTCCTCCTGCTGTCGAAATCCCTTACCTGATTGAAGTCCAACGTAACAGCTACGAACAATTCCTGCAGATGGCAGTAGATCCCGACAAGCGCAAGAACGTCGGGCTCGAAGGCGTGTTCCGGTCGGTATTCCCGATTCAGGACTTCCAGGAGACTGCGTCCGTTGAGTTCGTGAGCTACGCGTTCGAGGAGCCCAAGTACACTGTGGACGAGTGTCGCCAGCGAGGGATGAGCTTTGCGGCTCCCTTGAAGGTAGTCATCCGTCTGGTTGTCTGGGACGTCGACAAGGACTCAGGGGTGAAGACGATCCGCGATGTCAAGGAGCAAGAGGTCTACTTCGGTGAGATCCCCCTGATGACTGATTCGGGTACGTTCATCATCAACGGGACCGAGCGGGTTGTTGTGTCCCAGCTGCATCGTTCAGCCGGTGTATTCTTCGACCATGACAAAGGCCGCAACAGTGCGACCGGGAAACTACTCTACACCGCCCGGATTATTCCGTACCGTGGTAGCTGGATGGATTTCGAGTTTGACTCGAAGGACATTCTGCACGTTCGGATCGATCGGCGGCGTAAATTGCATGCCACGACGCTGCTCAAGGCGCTTGGCTTCACGGAAGCGCAGCTTCTCGATTACTTCTACGAGAAGGAGCGGATTCGGGTACGTGAGGGCAAATTTGAGAAGAAATTGAACTTCGAGTTGTTGCGCGGTCAACGTGCTTCGGCGGACATCAAAGATCCGGACTCGGATAAGATTTATGTCAAAAAGAATCGTCGGATTACCCAAGGGATGATCCGTCAGATGCAGCAGGCAGGTCTTGAATATCAGGTCCTGACGGTTGATGATATGGTGGGCAAAGTTCTTGCCGCAGATGTTAAGGATCGCGACGGCAATGTAATCATTCCGTTGAACGCTGACCTTGACAAAGAGCTGATCAAGGAGATCATTTCACGCGGTGTGGACGAGATCGATATCTTGTTCATGGACCAGGTGAACGCTGATGCCTCGTTCAGGAATACCTTGGTGAGCGACCGTGGTGTTCAGACGCAAGATGCTGCGATTCTGGAGATTTATAAGCGCCTACGGCCAGGTGATCCACCAACTATCGAGCCGGCGCGCGCTCTTTTCGACAATCTATTCTTCAACTCCGATCGCTACGATTTGAGTACGGTAGGTCGTTTGAAACTGAACGAGCGTCTTGGCCTAGATCTGCCCCTAGAGCAGAGAACTCTGACTAAAGACGACATTCTTAAGACCGTTGGCTACCTGCTGCGGTTGAAGAACGGTAACGGCGAAATTGACGACATTGACCACTTAGGCAATCGTCGTGTGCGCGCTGTGGGCGAGCTTCTCGAGAATCAATACCGTATCGGTCTGTTGCGTATTGAGCGCGCCATTCGTGAGCGTCTCCAATTGCAGGATGTGGACACGTTATTGCCGCACGATTTTATCAATAACAAGCCTGCTTCAGCTGTGGTGAAGGAATTCTTCGGGTCTTCTCAGCTGAGCCAGTTCATGGATCAGACAAACCCGCTTTCTGAGGTAACTCACAAGCGGCGCTTGTCAGCGCTTGGACCAGGCGGTCTGTCGCGTGAGCGCGCGGGCTTTGAAGTGCGGGACGTTCACCCGACTCACTATGGCCGCATCTGCCCAGTAGAAACGCCTGAAGGTCCTAACATCGGTCTTATTTCGTCGCTGGCTAGCTATGCGCGTGTCAACGACTACGGCTTTATCGAGACACCATACAAAAACCTCCGGGCGGAAGATGGTGCTCCCACCGTGCGTTATTACTCTGCGTCGGAAGAGCATCGCGATCACGTGATTGCACAGGCTGCGTTGCCGGATGCACATAAACCCGACGAGTTAGTCGGTGTCCGTCGTCAAGGTGAAAGTGAAATCGCACGGGCAGAAGAAGCTGACCTGATGGACGTGTCGACCAATCAGTTGGTGTCGGTCGCTGCGTCGCTCATTCCGTTCCTTCAGAATGACGATGCTAACAGGGCCCTGATGGGTTCGAACATGCAACGGCAAGCTGTGCCTCTGCTGAAGACCCGGGCGCCGTTAATTGGTACCGGTCTCGAGCTGACGGTTGCCCGTGACTCCGGTGCTGCTGTCGTCGCTAAGCGCGACGGTACTGTAGTGTCCGTGGATGCGGACCGTATCGTCATCAAGACGAACGAAGACGATCCTGAGGCGCTCACTGAGGTCGGCGCGGACGTTGATATCTACAATTTGCAGAAGTACAAGCGATCCAACTTAGATACCTGCATCAATCAACGTCCAATCGTGCAAAAGGGTGAAGTTGTCCGCCGTGGCGATATCATCGCCGATGGTTTCGGTATCGAAACTGGGGAGTTGGCCTTGGGTCAGAACGTCGTCGTGGCGTTCATGCCCTGGAGTGGTTACAACTTCGAGGACTCCATCTTGATCTCTGAAAAGGTGGTCAAAGAGGACCAGTTTACCTCGATTCACATTCAAGAATTTGAATGTATCTCTCGTGACACCAAGTTAGGTCAGGAAGAGATCACAAGTGATATCCCGAACGTAGGTGAAGATGCGCTGCGCAATTTGGACGAGGCGGGGATTATCCGCATCGGCGCAGAGGTTCAGCCAAATGACATTCTCGTTGGGAAGATCACTCCGAAAGGTGAGACCCAGCTGACTCCAGAAGAGAAGCTACTGCGTGCCATTTTCGGCGAGAAAGCCGGTGACGTACGTGACACTTCTCTGAGAGTACCTCCAGGTGTGGTTGGTACGGTCATCGGTGCGAAGGTTTTCGCTCGAGCCGGGGCGGACAAAGATGTCCGTTCCACACAGATTGAAGAAGCTGAGATTCAAAAGCTACGGAAAGACGAGACTGACCGTATCAACATCATTAAGGACTCCGCTATCCGTAAGATGGCGCGGATCTCCGGCGGCGACGCGCTCGCTGCTGACGTGAAGGCTAAAGATGGTGCTGATGTTGTGGTTAAGAAGGGCACCGTAGTCGACTTGAACTTCTTAGAAGGTCTCGACTACGTACTTTGGGAGCAACTAAGCCTCAAGAGTGCGGAAAAGAACGGTCTGTTGCGTAAGGCTCTAGACAACCTACGTGATAAGATCAACCTTATCCGCTTCATGACGGAAGAGCAGATCAAGAAGATCAAGAAGGGGGATGAACTTCCTCCTGGTGTGATCAAAATGGTCAAAGTTTACATCGCCATCAAGCGTAAGCTGCAGGTTGGCGACAAGATGGCAGGCCGTCACGGCAACAAGGGTGTAGTATCCCGGATTCTACCGGAAGAAGACATGCCTTTCTTGGAGAACGGCCGGCCGGTGGACGTGGTGTTAAACCCGCTGGGTGTACCTTCGCGGATGAACATCGGTCAGATTCTTGAGACCCACTTAGGGTGGGCTGCTAAAGGGATTGGTGAGCGGCTCAATGAGATGCTCGAGGCCACCTTCGACCGTAAGGCGGTTGAGGAATATATTCTCAAGATCTGGGATGATGCGGAAGTGAAAGCTTTCGTTAAGTCCGCAACTGACGATCAGCTCAAGACATTTATTCGGAAGTACCGTGAAGGTGTGCACTTCGCCAATCCCGTGTTCGACGGCGCTAACGAAGCCGAGATCAAGAGTCATTTGCGACTCGCTGGTCTCAGCGAAGACGGGCAGGTCGATTTATACGACGGTCGTACCGGTAGCAAGTTTGATAACAGAGTGACCGTAGGTGTCATGTATGTGCTCAAGCTTCATCACTTGGTTGATGAGAAGATTCACGCTCGTTCGATTGGACCTTACTCACTTGTCACCCAGCAGCCGTTGGGTGGTAAGGCTCAGTTCGGTGGTCAGCGTCTTGGAGAGATGGAAGTGTGGGCGATGGAAGCCTACGGTGCAGCCCATACCCTTCAAGAGTTCCTGACAGTCAAGTCCGACGACTTGCTTGGTCGTACACGTATGTACGAATCGATTGTCAAGGGTCAGAACGCGATGACTCCGGGCTTGCCAGAAAGCTTTAACGTATTGGTGAAAGAGCTTCAGAGCCTAGGCCTAGACGTTAACCTGATCCGTGATGACGGGCAGGAGACTGGTATCGATGGGCTACAGCAGCAGTAA
- a CDS encoding DUF4388 domain-containing protein — MDGVNLTVERQNDALLIAGFPEATEQSPWRAELLDENRILLRSDDMLQNANKQNRGTASLSVFVMRDFLIGLAQSGFSGVVAVDTGFGVKRLFLNDGKLVFAGSNLIDDRLGEVLFRESKISLDDLTSSAAEVTKVRKFGQVLVSSSILTKVDLWDALKLQVRQILRSIFMSDQLFCEIHPVAAPPSTEVVFAESFAQLVQEAFSYGAAYRAFLSRLRAETEVALQSSVETLQLTYPAGTFYGDIISLIAQERSVQTLLDQSKLIDAYTVGALMHLVNSGICKIIPDNDPLPKMSPTMAALKNTLDSYAFVLQSLRKVFTTAQKDFPIADLRNFIERLNDTSIQTFFVDDLGNLERDCVISIISQSQDSLDRLQVVVNRIESVIQFMLQITGDHLDFKAAQAIRHELRTGNT; from the coding sequence ATGGACGGAGTAAACCTGACAGTCGAGAGACAGAACGACGCACTGTTGATTGCGGGATTTCCCGAAGCTACAGAACAATCGCCCTGGCGCGCGGAACTGCTTGATGAAAATCGCATACTATTGCGTTCGGATGACATGTTACAAAACGCGAATAAGCAAAACCGCGGCACTGCAAGTCTCAGTGTCTTTGTCATGCGCGATTTTTTAATCGGTCTCGCGCAGTCAGGTTTCAGTGGTGTCGTTGCTGTGGACACTGGATTTGGCGTAAAAAGGCTCTTTCTGAACGATGGTAAATTGGTGTTTGCTGGTTCGAACCTGATCGATGACCGACTTGGTGAGGTGCTGTTTCGTGAGTCTAAGATCTCCCTAGATGATCTGACATCATCAGCCGCTGAGGTGACCAAAGTTAGAAAGTTTGGTCAGGTTCTCGTCTCAAGCAGTATACTTACTAAAGTGGATCTCTGGGATGCACTGAAGCTCCAAGTGCGTCAAATCCTCAGATCGATATTTATGTCTGATCAGCTATTTTGTGAAATCCATCCCGTTGCCGCGCCACCCAGCACGGAAGTTGTGTTTGCCGAAAGCTTCGCGCAGTTGGTACAAGAGGCTTTCAGCTATGGCGCGGCATACCGTGCGTTCCTTTCGAGGCTGCGGGCAGAGACAGAAGTTGCACTGCAATCAAGCGTGGAAACATTGCAACTGACATATCCAGCTGGAACATTTTACGGTGATATTATCTCTCTGATCGCGCAAGAACGCAGCGTGCAGACCCTTCTAGATCAGTCTAAGCTCATTGACGCTTACACAGTTGGGGCGTTGATGCATCTAGTGAATTCTGGCATCTGCAAAATCATTCCCGACAACGATCCTTTACCCAAAATGTCACCGACAATGGCAGCGCTGAAGAATACGCTCGACAGCTACGCCTTCGTCTTGCAGTCCTTGCGCAAAGTGTTTACCACTGCGCAAAAGGATTTCCCTATTGCGGATTTACGTAATTTCATTGAACGGTTGAATGATACGAGTATACAGACATTCTTCGTGGACGATCTGGGTAATCTCGAGCGCGATTGCGTGATTTCGATTATAAGCCAGTCGCAGGATAGTCTAGATCGGTTGCAGGTCGTGGTGAACAGAATCGAAAGCGTCATTCAATTCATGCTGCAAATAACCGGTGACCATTTGGACTTTAAAGCTGCGCAAGCCATTAGACATGAACTGCGGACGGGAAATACATGA
- the rplK gene encoding 50S ribosomal protein L11, whose product MAKKIVGYIKLQIPAGKANPAPPVGPALGQRGVNIMAFTKEFNARTQKQIGSILPTIITVYADKSFSFITKSPPASDLLKKAAKIEKGSQTPSKATCGSVTLAQVKEIAAIKMKDLNCYDEAAAVKIISGSARSMGLEVQG is encoded by the coding sequence GTGGCAAAGAAGATCGTCGGCTATATCAAGCTGCAAATCCCAGCCGGCAAAGCCAATCCAGCGCCCCCGGTAGGGCCAGCGTTAGGCCAGCGTGGCGTCAACATTATGGCGTTCACTAAAGAGTTTAATGCGCGGACTCAGAAGCAAATTGGCTCTATTCTGCCGACCATTATTACGGTCTACGCAGATAAGTCTTTTTCCTTCATCACCAAGAGTCCGCCCGCATCTGACCTGCTCAAAAAAGCAGCTAAGATCGAAAAGGGTTCGCAGACCCCGAGTAAGGCAACATGTGGCTCGGTAACCCTCGCTCAAGTTAAAGAAATTGCGGCAATCAAGATGAAAGATCTTAATTGCTACGATGAAGCTGCAGCTGTGAAGATTATCTCTGGCTCTGCCCGCAGCATGGGGTTAGAGGTTCAAGGCTAA
- a CDS encoding 50S ribosomal protein L7/L12, which yields MSSVTKEQVITFLENLTLLEAAELVKELEDKFGVSAAAPVAVAVAPGAAAAPVEEQTEFTVVLANSGDKKINVIKEIRTITGLGLKEAKDLVEGAPKTVKEGVSKEEAAKIKKVLEEAGAKVELK from the coding sequence ATGTCGAGCGTGACAAAAGAACAGGTGATCACATTCTTGGAAAACCTGACGCTGCTTGAAGCAGCTGAGCTGGTTAAGGAACTTGAAGACAAGTTCGGCGTGAGTGCAGCGGCTCCAGTAGCTGTTGCAGTCGCCCCTGGAGCAGCAGCAGCTCCAGTTGAAGAGCAAACTGAGTTCACCGTCGTTCTAGCTAACTCTGGCGACAAAAAGATCAACGTGATCAAAGAGATCCGTACGATCACTGGTCTAGGCTTGAAAGAAGCTAAAGACCTGGTTGAAGGCGCGCCAAAGACTGTTAAAGAAGGCGTTTCGAAAGAAGAAGCCGCTAAGATCAAGAAAGTGCTTGAAGAAGCTGGTGCTAAAGTCGAGCTTAAATAA
- a CDS encoding 50S ribosomal protein L10, whose translation MAMTKARKHQLKGEIAERLKKANAAIVAEYRGLTVAELTELRVKLRESNSEFRVVKNRVTKVAIREEAENVGAISGSLKGPVGLVIIYGDPAQAAKSVLEFAKDKENFKVTSGVLDGKGVSAADLKAISELPTMDVLLARLVGTLVAPHRGLLGVLNGVPRQLVQVINAIKDKKAN comes from the coding sequence ATGGCAATGACAAAAGCTCGCAAGCATCAGCTTAAGGGCGAAATAGCTGAGCGTCTCAAGAAGGCTAACGCCGCAATTGTTGCAGAGTACCGTGGATTGACAGTGGCAGAGCTCACTGAATTACGGGTGAAGTTGCGCGAGTCCAACTCTGAATTCCGGGTTGTGAAGAACCGTGTAACCAAGGTAGCGATTCGCGAAGAAGCTGAAAACGTAGGGGCTATCTCTGGGTCTCTAAAGGGTCCTGTTGGGCTAGTAATTATTTACGGTGATCCGGCCCAGGCTGCCAAGTCTGTACTGGAGTTTGCAAAAGATAAAGAGAACTTCAAAGTTACCAGCGGAGTACTAGACGGCAAAGGCGTGTCTGCCGCTGACCTGAAGGCGATCTCTGAGTTGCCGACGATGGACGTTCTGCTAGCGCGCCTAGTTGGCACGCTAGTGGCACCACATCGTGGTCTGCTTGGTGTTCTAAACGGTGTTCCACGTCAGTTGGTGCAAGTCATCAACGCGATCAAGGATAAGAAAGCTAACTAA
- the tuf gene encoding elongation factor Tu → MAKEKFERKKPHVNVGTIGHVDHGKTTLTAAITKVMALKYGGSFMAYDQIDKAPEEKARGITISTAHVEYESATRHYAHVDCPGHADYVKNMITGAAQMDGAILVVSAADGPMPQTREHILLARQVGVPKIVVFMNKCDMVDDPELLDLVEMEVRELLNQYKFPGDDTPIVKGSALKALEASTAEDDWAKKVVELIDNCDQWIPIPERPVDQPFLMPIEDVFSISGRGTVVTGRIERGMVKVNEELEIVGIRDTQKTVCTGVEMFRKILDQGQAGDNVGVLLRGTKREDVERGQVLAKPGTIKPHKKFKASVYILTKEEGGRHTPFFKNYRPQFYFRTTDVTGTITLPANVEMVMPGDNVNMDVELLTPIAMDKELRFAIREGGRTVGAGVVAEIITE, encoded by the coding sequence ATGGCTAAGGAAAAGTTTGAACGTAAAAAACCACACGTTAACGTCGGTACTATCGGTCACGTCGACCACGGTAAGACCACGCTGACCGCGGCGATCACCAAAGTTATGGCACTGAAGTACGGCGGCTCGTTCATGGCGTACGATCAAATCGACAAGGCGCCGGAAGAGAAGGCTCGTGGTATCACGATCTCGACCGCCCACGTTGAGTACGAATCTGCGACGCGCCACTACGCGCACGTAGACTGCCCCGGTCACGCCGACTACGTTAAGAACATGATCACCGGTGCTGCTCAGATGGACGGCGCTATCCTCGTCGTTAGCGCTGCTGACGGCCCGATGCCCCAGACACGTGAGCACATTCTGCTCGCTCGTCAGGTCGGCGTGCCAAAGATTGTCGTCTTCATGAACAAATGTGACATGGTTGACGATCCTGAGCTTCTCGACCTCGTTGAGATGGAAGTTCGCGAGCTTCTCAACCAGTACAAGTTCCCAGGTGACGACACCCCGATCGTGAAGGGCTCGGCTTTGAAAGCTCTTGAAGCCAGCACTGCCGAAGACGACTGGGCGAAAAAAGTTGTCGAACTTATCGATAACTGCGACCAGTGGATCCCAATCCCTGAGCGTCCAGTTGACCAACCGTTCCTCATGCCAATCGAGGACGTTTTCTCGATTTCCGGTCGCGGTACAGTAGTTACTGGCCGTATCGAGCGCGGTATGGTTAAAGTCAACGAAGAACTTGAAATCGTGGGCATTCGTGACACTCAAAAGACCGTATGTACGGGCGTTGAGATGTTCCGTAAGATCCTCGACCAAGGTCAGGCTGGTGACAACGTGGGCGTACTGCTCCGCGGTACCAAGCGTGAAGACGTTGAGCGCGGCCAAGTCTTGGCTAAGCCAGGCACGATCAAACCTCACAAGAAGTTCAAAGCTTCTGTTTACATTCTCACCAAAGAAGAAGGCGGCCGCCACACCCCATTCTTCAAGAACTACCGTCCCCAGTTCTACTTCCGTACAACTGACGTGACTGGTACCATCACCCTGCCGGCTAACGTCGAGATGGTGATGCCTGGTGACAACGTGAACATGGATGTTGAATTACTGACCCCGATCGCCATGGACAAAGAGCTTCGCTTCGCTATCCGCGAAGGTGGCCGTACCGTTGGTGCCGGCGTTGTAGCTGAGATTATTACTGAGTAA